The following proteins come from a genomic window of Miscanthus floridulus cultivar M001 chromosome 2, ASM1932011v1, whole genome shotgun sequence:
- the LOC136532623 gene encoding protein SEMI-ROLLED LEAF 2-like isoform X2 has product MGFLSAKLLPSCESMCVCCPALRPSSRRPVKRYKKLLAEIFPKTPDGAPNERKIVKLCEYAAKNPLRIPKIAKFLEQRSHKELRSAHVNFVRIITEAYSKLLFICKEQMAYFAISLVNVLTELLESKQENIHILGCQTLANFINSQVDNSYARNIESLVHKVCALSRQQGEEHRLLRAASLQCLSAMIWFMKEHSYIFADFDEIVHSVLENYRMEESNGDGDDRHALQHNWVDEIARSEGRPGVGGGNDVNINTTTIRLRPARNSSALTRDERDSPEVWSHICVQKLAELAKESTTMRRILDPMLSYFDMKKQWAPRHGLALLVLSDMAYLEKSSGNEQLILTTVIRHLDHKNVVHDPQTKSDIIQTATSLARQLRSRGFAVELVVAGDLCKHLRKTLEAVESGNVEDQNLNESLQNFLEDCLMEVVRGINDVRPLYDMMTITLENLPSMPTVARATLGSLLILSHIISLTSVSSNSPMVFPEALLQQILKSMIHTDIDTRVGAHHMFSAIIVRGPSHLRSESEYLYETKKQSRTTSVFASATALLEKLRREKESLSSDKPRNIMHDDVKEMNMHEEDKRKNPAYFSKLVSSFIERCAKRSSSVEETNIAMLTEDQTNQLLSSFWIQANQTDNTPFNYEAIGHSYSLTVLSSRLKNSSNGNIIQFFQLPLSLRSVALTPSEVLPASCQRSIFTLAMSMLAFAGKVCHITELSDLLRCFSSSKIDPYLRIGEDLQLYVRLQSDLGSYGSESDQEVAKSMLSDCRTKVGINDQRVLDVIASALSNFIEMGKDVLTKELTEMFTPEEMPLFGSNSALDWANFNAQAFSDESLSFDEECSRTSSVDCGLHESPITNTASSISKITLPQSVPHVLGVGQLLESALHVAGQVAGASVSTSPLPYGTMTSQCEALGLGTRKKLSSWLVNGHESTPDNPMPSLPTAHHSIIPKVNSAMFRTSSEPCSAVKLPPASPFDNFLKAAYRTHPEL; this is encoded by the exons ATGGGTTTCCTCTCGGCGAAGCTGCTGCCGTCGTGCGAGAGCATGTGCGTGTGCTGCCCCGCGCTGCGCCCGAGCTCGCGCCGCCCCGTCAAGCGCTACAAGAAGCTGCTCGCCGAGATATTCCCCAAGACGCCC GATGGTGCTCCAAATGAGAGGAAAATAGTGAAGTTGTGCGAGTATGCTGCGAAGAACCCACTGCGCATACCAAAG ATTGCCAAGTTTTTAGAGCAGAGGAGTCACAAGGAGCTGCGCTCTGCTCATGTGAACTTCGTCAGAATCATCACTGAAGCTTACAGCAAGCTACTCTTCATTTGTAAGGAGCAGAT GGCATATTTTGCGATCAGCCTAGTGAATGTCCTTACCGAGCTTCTGGAAAGCAAGCAGGAGAATATTCACATCCTTGGGTGTCAAACTTTAGCAAACTTTATTAACAGTCAG GTAGACAACTCATATGCACGCAATATTGAAAGCTTGGTGCACAAAGTATGTGCGCTTTCACGTCAacagggagaggagcacaggctTCTGAGGGCAGCAAGCTTGCAGTGCCTGTCAGCAATG ATCTGGTTCATGAAGGAGCATTCATACATATTTGCTGATTTTGATGAG ATAGTGCATTCAGTGTTGGAAAATTATAGGATGGAGGAATCTAATGGCGATGGTGATGACAGACATGCATTGCAGCATAATTGGGTTGATGAAATAGCAAGGTCTGAGGGTAGACCTGGCGTAGGTGGTGGTAACGATGTGAATATTAACACTACAACTATTAGGCTGCGACCAGCAAGAAATTCGTCAGCTCTTACCAG GGATGAACGTGACTCCCCAGAAGTATGGTCGCATATTTGTGTCCAAAAGCTTGCAGAACTGGCCAAAGAGAGTACAACCATGCGTCGCATTCTAGATCCAATGCTTTCATACTTTGATATGAAGAAACAGTGGGCCCCACGACATGGATTGGCTTTGCTTGTTTTGTCTGATATGGCTTATCTGGAAAAGAGTTCAG GCAATGAACAGCTTATTCTAACTACCGTCATCCGGCACTTGGATCACAAAAATGTTGTACACGATCCTCAGACAAAATCAGATATTATTCAGACAGCAACGTCCTTGGCACGGCAACTTCGATCTCGAGGATTTGCTGTTGAACTTGTAGTGGCAGGTGACTTGTGCAAGCACTTAAGGAAAACACTAGAGGCTGTGGAGTCAGGCAATGTCGAAGATCAGAATTTGAATGAATCTCTTCAGAATTTCTTGGAGGACTGTCTTATGGAAGTTGTTAGAGGA ATTAATGACGTGCGGCCACTCTATGATATGATGACAATCACATTGGAGAATTTGCCTTCTATGCCAACTGTTGCCAGAGCAACCCTTGGAAGTTTGCTGATCCTTTCACACATAATCTCGTTGACATCAGTATCGTCTAACAGTCCTATG GTATTTCCAGAAGCACTTCTCCAGCAGATACTGAAGTCCATGATACATACTGATATCGACACTCGTGTGGGAGCGCACCACATGTTTTCCGCTATTATTGTCCGAGGGCCAAGCCATCTGCGGAGTGAATCAGAGTACCTATACGAAACAAAAAAGCAGTCTCGGACTACATCTGTATTTGCTTCAGCTACTGCTCTACTGGAGAAGTTAAGGAGAGAAAAGGAGAGTTTAAGTTCAGATAAGCCTCGAAATATCATGCATGATGATGTGAAGGAAATGAACATGCATGAAGAGGATAAACGGAAAAATCCAGCTTATTTCTCTAAGCTGGTTTCCTCTTTCATTGAAAGATGTGCAAAGCGAAGTAGCTCTGTAGAG GAGACCAATATTGCCATGCTAACTGAAGATCAAACCAACCAATTGCTGTCTTCATTCTGGATTCAGGCCAATCAAACAGATAATACTCCTTTTAATTATGAGGCTATTGGCCATTCATACAGCCTAACAGTTCTTTCTTCCCGCCTTAAG AATTCAAGCAACGGCAATATCATTCAGTTTTTCCAGTTGCCATTGTCCCTTCGAAGTGTTGCTTTAACCCCGAGTG AAGTTCTGCCGGCTTCTTGCCAACGGTCTATTTTTACATTAGCAATGAGTATGCTGGCTTTTGCTGGAAAAGTTTGTCACATCACTGAACTGTCAGACTTGCTAAGGTGTTTTTCATCTTCCAAA ATTGACCCTTACCTAAGAATAGGTGAAGACTTGCAACTCTATGTAAGGTTGCAATCGGATCTAGGAAGCTATGGTTCTGAAAGTGATCAGGAGGTTGCCAAATCCATGCTTTCTGACTGCAGGACAAAAGTAGGGATTAACGATCAGCGAGTGCTTGATGTTATTGCCTCTGCACTTTCTAATTTCATTGAG ATGGGCAAGGATGTACTAACAAAGGAGCTCACTGAGATGTTCACACCTGAAGAGATGCCTCTGTTTGGGTCAAATTCAGCACTTGACTGGGCCAACTTCAATGCGCAAGCATTTTCTGATGAATCCCTTTCTTTTGATGAG GAATGTTCAAGAACCTCTTCAGTAGATTGTGGCTTGCACGAGTCACCAATAACCAACACTGCTAGCTCCATCTCAAAGATTACTCTACCACAGTCTGTTCCACATGTTTTAGGTGTCGGTCAATTGTTGGAATCA GCACTACATGTGGCTGGCCAGGTTGCAGGTGCATCTGTTTCAACCTCACCTCTTCCATATGGTACAATGACTAGTCAATGTGAAGCCCTTGGATTGGGAACCAGGAAGAAACTATCAAGCTGGCTTGTCAATGGACACGAATCAACCCCGGACAATCCTATGCCAAGTCTTCCCACTGCCCATCATTCCATCATTCCCAAG GTAAACTCTGCCATGTTCCGCACATCATCTGAACCATGTTCTGCAGTGAAGCTTCCACCTGCCAGCCCCTTCGATAACTTCCTGAAGGCTGCCTATCGCACCCACCCGGAGCTGTGA
- the LOC136540040 gene encoding uncharacterized protein isoform X1 yields MSSCSRIDKTGCKSTPPRLHIYMFFMEPLNFKTTNLLRFIFHSSEKTLSVQSNSSVGLLPKRALTSGSSAKNIKISDVDVYFGRWQTKSGPNFSLFLLLLSVCIPDVRC; encoded by the exons ATGTCCAGTTGTTCTAGAATTGACAAAACTGGATGCAAATCGACCCCTCCAAG GTTGCATATATACATGTTCTTTATGGAGCCATTAAATTTCAAAACAACAAATTTGCTCAG gttcatctttcacagcTCAGAGAAGACACTGTCAGTTCAATCGAACAG TTCGGTCGGTTTATTGCCCAAACGGGCTTTGACAAGCGGCAGTTCTGCCAAAAATAT AAAAATCTCAGATGTTGATGTCTATTTTGGGAGATGGCAGACAAAGTCGGGTCCTAATTTTTCATTGTTTCTTTTATTATTGTCTGTATGTATCCCTGATGTTAGATGTTAA
- the LOC136540040 gene encoding uncharacterized protein isoform X2, with translation MSSCSRIDKTGCKSTPPRLHIYMFFMEPLNFKTTNLLRFIFHSSEKTLSVQSNRKISDVDVYFGRWQTKSGPNFSLFLLLLSVCIPDVRC, from the exons ATGTCCAGTTGTTCTAGAATTGACAAAACTGGATGCAAATCGACCCCTCCAAG GTTGCATATATACATGTTCTTTATGGAGCCATTAAATTTCAAAACAACAAATTTGCTCAG gttcatctttcacagcTCAGAGAAGACACTGTCAGTTCAATCGAACAG AAAAATCTCAGATGTTGATGTCTATTTTGGGAGATGGCAGACAAAGTCGGGTCCTAATTTTTCATTGTTTCTTTTATTATTGTCTGTATGTATCCCTGATGTTAGATGTTAA
- the LOC136532623 gene encoding protein SEMI-ROLLED LEAF 2-like isoform X1: MGFLSAKLLPSCESMCVCCPALRPSSRRPVKRYKKLLAEIFPKTPDGAPNERKIVKLCEYAAKNPLRIPKIAKFLEQRSHKELRSAHVNFVRIITEAYSKLLFICKEQMAYFAISLVNVLTELLESKQENIHILGCQTLANFINSQQVDNSYARNIESLVHKVCALSRQQGEEHRLLRAASLQCLSAMIWFMKEHSYIFADFDEIVHSVLENYRMEESNGDGDDRHALQHNWVDEIARSEGRPGVGGGNDVNINTTTIRLRPARNSSALTRDERDSPEVWSHICVQKLAELAKESTTMRRILDPMLSYFDMKKQWAPRHGLALLVLSDMAYLEKSSGNEQLILTTVIRHLDHKNVVHDPQTKSDIIQTATSLARQLRSRGFAVELVVAGDLCKHLRKTLEAVESGNVEDQNLNESLQNFLEDCLMEVVRGINDVRPLYDMMTITLENLPSMPTVARATLGSLLILSHIISLTSVSSNSPMVFPEALLQQILKSMIHTDIDTRVGAHHMFSAIIVRGPSHLRSESEYLYETKKQSRTTSVFASATALLEKLRREKESLSSDKPRNIMHDDVKEMNMHEEDKRKNPAYFSKLVSSFIERCAKRSSSVEETNIAMLTEDQTNQLLSSFWIQANQTDNTPFNYEAIGHSYSLTVLSSRLKNSSNGNIIQFFQLPLSLRSVALTPSEVLPASCQRSIFTLAMSMLAFAGKVCHITELSDLLRCFSSSKIDPYLRIGEDLQLYVRLQSDLGSYGSESDQEVAKSMLSDCRTKVGINDQRVLDVIASALSNFIEMGKDVLTKELTEMFTPEEMPLFGSNSALDWANFNAQAFSDESLSFDEECSRTSSVDCGLHESPITNTASSISKITLPQSVPHVLGVGQLLESALHVAGQVAGASVSTSPLPYGTMTSQCEALGLGTRKKLSSWLVNGHESTPDNPMPSLPTAHHSIIPKVNSAMFRTSSEPCSAVKLPPASPFDNFLKAAYRTHPEL; this comes from the exons ATGGGTTTCCTCTCGGCGAAGCTGCTGCCGTCGTGCGAGAGCATGTGCGTGTGCTGCCCCGCGCTGCGCCCGAGCTCGCGCCGCCCCGTCAAGCGCTACAAGAAGCTGCTCGCCGAGATATTCCCCAAGACGCCC GATGGTGCTCCAAATGAGAGGAAAATAGTGAAGTTGTGCGAGTATGCTGCGAAGAACCCACTGCGCATACCAAAG ATTGCCAAGTTTTTAGAGCAGAGGAGTCACAAGGAGCTGCGCTCTGCTCATGTGAACTTCGTCAGAATCATCACTGAAGCTTACAGCAAGCTACTCTTCATTTGTAAGGAGCAGAT GGCATATTTTGCGATCAGCCTAGTGAATGTCCTTACCGAGCTTCTGGAAAGCAAGCAGGAGAATATTCACATCCTTGGGTGTCAAACTTTAGCAAACTTTATTAACAGTCAG CAGGTAGACAACTCATATGCACGCAATATTGAAAGCTTGGTGCACAAAGTATGTGCGCTTTCACGTCAacagggagaggagcacaggctTCTGAGGGCAGCAAGCTTGCAGTGCCTGTCAGCAATG ATCTGGTTCATGAAGGAGCATTCATACATATTTGCTGATTTTGATGAG ATAGTGCATTCAGTGTTGGAAAATTATAGGATGGAGGAATCTAATGGCGATGGTGATGACAGACATGCATTGCAGCATAATTGGGTTGATGAAATAGCAAGGTCTGAGGGTAGACCTGGCGTAGGTGGTGGTAACGATGTGAATATTAACACTACAACTATTAGGCTGCGACCAGCAAGAAATTCGTCAGCTCTTACCAG GGATGAACGTGACTCCCCAGAAGTATGGTCGCATATTTGTGTCCAAAAGCTTGCAGAACTGGCCAAAGAGAGTACAACCATGCGTCGCATTCTAGATCCAATGCTTTCATACTTTGATATGAAGAAACAGTGGGCCCCACGACATGGATTGGCTTTGCTTGTTTTGTCTGATATGGCTTATCTGGAAAAGAGTTCAG GCAATGAACAGCTTATTCTAACTACCGTCATCCGGCACTTGGATCACAAAAATGTTGTACACGATCCTCAGACAAAATCAGATATTATTCAGACAGCAACGTCCTTGGCACGGCAACTTCGATCTCGAGGATTTGCTGTTGAACTTGTAGTGGCAGGTGACTTGTGCAAGCACTTAAGGAAAACACTAGAGGCTGTGGAGTCAGGCAATGTCGAAGATCAGAATTTGAATGAATCTCTTCAGAATTTCTTGGAGGACTGTCTTATGGAAGTTGTTAGAGGA ATTAATGACGTGCGGCCACTCTATGATATGATGACAATCACATTGGAGAATTTGCCTTCTATGCCAACTGTTGCCAGAGCAACCCTTGGAAGTTTGCTGATCCTTTCACACATAATCTCGTTGACATCAGTATCGTCTAACAGTCCTATG GTATTTCCAGAAGCACTTCTCCAGCAGATACTGAAGTCCATGATACATACTGATATCGACACTCGTGTGGGAGCGCACCACATGTTTTCCGCTATTATTGTCCGAGGGCCAAGCCATCTGCGGAGTGAATCAGAGTACCTATACGAAACAAAAAAGCAGTCTCGGACTACATCTGTATTTGCTTCAGCTACTGCTCTACTGGAGAAGTTAAGGAGAGAAAAGGAGAGTTTAAGTTCAGATAAGCCTCGAAATATCATGCATGATGATGTGAAGGAAATGAACATGCATGAAGAGGATAAACGGAAAAATCCAGCTTATTTCTCTAAGCTGGTTTCCTCTTTCATTGAAAGATGTGCAAAGCGAAGTAGCTCTGTAGAG GAGACCAATATTGCCATGCTAACTGAAGATCAAACCAACCAATTGCTGTCTTCATTCTGGATTCAGGCCAATCAAACAGATAATACTCCTTTTAATTATGAGGCTATTGGCCATTCATACAGCCTAACAGTTCTTTCTTCCCGCCTTAAG AATTCAAGCAACGGCAATATCATTCAGTTTTTCCAGTTGCCATTGTCCCTTCGAAGTGTTGCTTTAACCCCGAGTG AAGTTCTGCCGGCTTCTTGCCAACGGTCTATTTTTACATTAGCAATGAGTATGCTGGCTTTTGCTGGAAAAGTTTGTCACATCACTGAACTGTCAGACTTGCTAAGGTGTTTTTCATCTTCCAAA ATTGACCCTTACCTAAGAATAGGTGAAGACTTGCAACTCTATGTAAGGTTGCAATCGGATCTAGGAAGCTATGGTTCTGAAAGTGATCAGGAGGTTGCCAAATCCATGCTTTCTGACTGCAGGACAAAAGTAGGGATTAACGATCAGCGAGTGCTTGATGTTATTGCCTCTGCACTTTCTAATTTCATTGAG ATGGGCAAGGATGTACTAACAAAGGAGCTCACTGAGATGTTCACACCTGAAGAGATGCCTCTGTTTGGGTCAAATTCAGCACTTGACTGGGCCAACTTCAATGCGCAAGCATTTTCTGATGAATCCCTTTCTTTTGATGAG GAATGTTCAAGAACCTCTTCAGTAGATTGTGGCTTGCACGAGTCACCAATAACCAACACTGCTAGCTCCATCTCAAAGATTACTCTACCACAGTCTGTTCCACATGTTTTAGGTGTCGGTCAATTGTTGGAATCA GCACTACATGTGGCTGGCCAGGTTGCAGGTGCATCTGTTTCAACCTCACCTCTTCCATATGGTACAATGACTAGTCAATGTGAAGCCCTTGGATTGGGAACCAGGAAGAAACTATCAAGCTGGCTTGTCAATGGACACGAATCAACCCCGGACAATCCTATGCCAAGTCTTCCCACTGCCCATCATTCCATCATTCCCAAG GTAAACTCTGCCATGTTCCGCACATCATCTGAACCATGTTCTGCAGTGAAGCTTCCACCTGCCAGCCCCTTCGATAACTTCCTGAAGGCTGCCTATCGCACCCACCCGGAGCTGTGA